In the genome of Chryseobacterium oryzae, one region contains:
- the thrS gene encoding threonine--tRNA ligase: MIKITLPDQSVREFEGEVTPLDVAKSISEGLARNTISAVVNGTQVETTTPITTDSTVQLLTWNDDLGKKAFWHSSAHLLAQAILEFYPNAKLTIGPAIENGFYYDVDFGDESLSEKDFEKIEKKVLENAKKGSTFSLYPVSKEEALKTYADNPYKVELISNLNDGEITFVTHDNFTDLCRGGHIPNTGIVKAFKVLNAAGAYWRGNENNPQLTRVYGISFPKQKDLTEYLERLEEAKRRDHRKLGKELGIFAFSEKVGQGLPLWLPKGTALRKKLENFLSEAQKKAGYEFVMTPHIGAKQLYVTSGHWDKYGADSFQPIKTPNEGEEFMLKPMNCPHHCEIYKTSQWSYKDLPKRYAEFGTVYRYEQSGELHGLTRVRGFTQDDAHLFCTPDQLMDEFKKTIDLVLYVFGSLGFADFTAQISLRDPENKEKYIGSDENWEKAENAIVTAATEKGLNTVTEYGEAAFYGPKLDFMVKDALGRKWQLGTIQVDYNLPERFDLTYTGNDNEKHRPVMIHRAPFGSMERFIAILIENTAGDFPLWLAPDQFIILPISEKYVDYSKKVSQLLENHDISGLIDDRNEKTGKKIRDAELKKIPFMLVVGENEEKDGTISVRRRGEGDLGVMKIEDFVTYFKEASKTGFEFGA, from the coding sequence ATGATAAAAATTACACTTCCAGACCAAAGCGTCCGAGAATTTGAAGGAGAAGTTACTCCTTTAGATGTGGCAAAATCTATTAGCGAGGGATTGGCTAGAAATACCATTTCCGCAGTTGTAAACGGTACACAAGTAGAAACCACCACACCTATCACCACAGATTCTACGGTACAGCTTCTGACTTGGAATGATGATCTTGGCAAGAAAGCTTTCTGGCATTCTTCTGCCCACCTTTTGGCGCAGGCTATCCTAGAATTTTATCCAAATGCTAAATTAACTATCGGTCCGGCAATTGAAAATGGTTTTTATTACGATGTAGATTTCGGAGACGAGAGTTTATCTGAAAAAGATTTTGAAAAAATTGAAAAGAAAGTTTTAGAAAACGCTAAAAAAGGATCAACTTTTTCATTATATCCTGTTTCTAAAGAAGAAGCATTAAAAACATATGCCGATAATCCTTATAAAGTAGAATTAATTTCTAATCTGAATGATGGCGAAATTACTTTTGTAACCCATGACAACTTTACAGATCTCTGTCGTGGCGGTCACATTCCGAATACAGGAATTGTAAAAGCTTTTAAAGTTTTAAATGCTGCGGGTGCTTATTGGAGAGGAAATGAGAATAATCCTCAGTTAACACGAGTTTACGGTATATCTTTTCCTAAACAAAAAGATCTTACAGAATATCTTGAAAGATTAGAAGAAGCAAAAAGAAGAGATCACAGAAAACTGGGTAAAGAACTTGGTATTTTTGCATTTTCAGAAAAAGTAGGACAAGGATTACCTCTTTGGCTTCCTAAAGGTACTGCATTGAGAAAAAAACTGGAAAATTTTCTTTCCGAAGCTCAGAAAAAAGCAGGATATGAGTTTGTAATGACTCCACATATCGGAGCAAAACAGCTTTATGTTACTTCAGGACACTGGGATAAATATGGAGCTGACAGTTTTCAGCCAATAAAAACTCCAAATGAAGGAGAAGAATTTATGCTGAAGCCGATGAACTGTCCACATCACTGCGAAATTTATAAAACCTCACAGTGGAGCTATAAAGATTTGCCAAAAAGATATGCTGAATTCGGTACTGTTTACAGATACGAACAAAGTGGTGAGCTTCATGGTTTAACCAGAGTAAGAGGATTTACTCAGGATGATGCCCATTTATTCTGTACTCCGGATCAGTTGATGGATGAGTTTAAAAAAACTATTGATTTGGTTCTTTATGTATTTGGTTCTCTTGGATTTGCTGACTTTACGGCTCAGATTTCTTTAAGAGATCCTGAAAATAAAGAAAAGTACATTGGATCTGATGAAAATTGGGAAAAAGCTGAAAATGCAATTGTAACAGCTGCTACAGAAAAAGGTCTTAATACCGTAACTGAATATGGTGAAGCTGCTTTCTACGGTCCTAAGCTAGATTTCATGGTGAAAGATGCTTTGGGAAGAAAGTGGCAGTTGGGAACTATTCAGGTGGATTATAACTTACCTGAAAGATTTGATTTAACATACACAGGAAACGACAATGAAAAACATAGACCGGTGATGATTCACAGAGCACCATTCGGATCTATGGAACGTTTTATAGCCATTTTAATAGAAAATACGGCTGGAGATTTCCCATTATGGCTGGCTCCGGATCAGTTTATTATTCTTCCGATTAGCGAAAAATATGTAGATTATTCTAAAAAAGTTTCACAACTTTTAGAAAATCACGATATTAGCGGATTAATTGACGACAGAAACGAAAAAACTGGTAAAAAGATTCGTGATGCCGAATTAAAGAAGATTCCATTTATGCTTGTAGTAGGAGAAAATGAGGAAAAGGATGGCACAATTTCTGTTAGAAGACGTGGTGAAGGAGATTTAGGAGTAATGAAAATAGAAGATTTTGTTACTTATTTTAAAGAAGCTTCAAAAACAGGATTTGAATTTGGAGCATAA
- a CDS encoding DUF4230 domain-containing protein, translating into MRNLKILLPFFAGVILMLLLFFSFKSCFSLSEKKEKSDYYLLTNQISKMNKMVVLEQNFSAMQKTKMSYEFFGKEMTSNSIITYTKTDAQVSYDLNKMKIEVDSINKKLVISELPNAEIRITPSVEIQSMDDSFFNRISEKDIKNVTQKAKQTAINSVDQNKLRNEGRTQLMENLNNIFVLAKALNYKIEDQTGKIGILNL; encoded by the coding sequence TTGAGAAATTTAAAAATTTTATTACCGTTTTTTGCAGGAGTTATACTAATGTTACTCCTGTTTTTTAGTTTTAAATCGTGTTTCAGCTTAAGCGAGAAAAAAGAGAAATCAGATTATTATCTGCTTACCAACCAAATTTCTAAAATGAACAAAATGGTAGTTTTGGAGCAGAATTTTTCCGCAATGCAGAAAACAAAAATGAGTTATGAATTTTTTGGTAAGGAAATGACGAGCAACAGCATCATTACTTATACCAAAACCGATGCTCAGGTTTCTTACGATCTTAATAAAATGAAAATTGAAGTAGATTCAATTAACAAAAAATTGGTTATATCAGAACTTCCCAATGCAGAAATAAGAATCACTCCAAGTGTTGAAATACAGTCTATGGACGATTCTTTTTTCAATAGAATTTCAGAAAAAGATATTAAAAATGTTACACAGAAAGCCAAGCAGACGGCAATTAACTCTGTGGATCAGAATAAACTTAGAAATGAAGGTCGCACCCAATTAATGGAAAACCTGAATAATATCTTCGTTTTGGCAAAGGCTTTGAATTATAAAATAGAAGACCAAACCGGTAAAATTGGTATTCTAAACCTTTAA
- a CDS encoding TlpA family protein disulfide reductase translates to MKKVITRIIALSVLAISLQEFNAQKLVVNREVETTADGKMLLGHQLKDQFTKEPYADWYQKEFNEYALDQKAVSELRKDKFNSYNLIVFMGTWCEDSHRDFPRLMKILDELKYPDSRLTIIAVNRKKESPTGDEVKYNIQKVPTIIVEKYGKEIGRIIEMPTTGYIERDLVEILKKDDRSVIKEIFKKEN, encoded by the coding sequence ATGAAAAAAGTTATTACCCGAATTATTGCACTGTCTGTTTTGGCAATTTCTCTACAGGAGTTCAATGCTCAGAAATTAGTAGTTAACCGTGAAGTAGAAACTACCGCAGATGGAAAAATGCTTCTTGGTCATCAGTTAAAAGATCAATTTACCAAAGAGCCTTATGCAGATTGGTATCAGAAAGAGTTTAACGAATATGCTTTGGATCAAAAAGCAGTGAGCGAGCTTAGAAAAGATAAATTCAATTCTTATAATCTTATTGTGTTCATGGGAACTTGGTGCGAAGATTCTCACAGAGATTTCCCTAGGCTGATGAAAATTTTGGATGAATTGAAATATCCAGATTCAAGACTCACCATTATTGCTGTAAACAGAAAAAAAGAATCTCCAACGGGAGATGAAGTGAAATATAACATCCAGAAAGTTCCTACCATTATTGTAGAAAAATATGGCAAGGAAATTGGAAGAATCATTGAAATGCCGACTACAGGATACATAGAAAGAGATCTTGTAGAAATCTTAAAAAAAGACGACAGATCGGTTATTAAAGAAATATTTAAAAAAGAAAATTGA